One part of the Paramormyrops kingsleyae isolate MSU_618 chromosome 2, PKINGS_0.4, whole genome shotgun sequence genome encodes these proteins:
- the hdhd3 gene encoding haloacid dehalogenase-like hydrolase domain-containing protein 3, giving the protein MTMSRAVRLVLWDVKDTLLRVRRSVGQQYCEEATRAGLTLSPAEVDTAFRRAYRQQSALYPNYGIAQGLGGQAWWARVVRDTFLQCGVRDEVLLDRLAHNLYHGFSRPENWEVFSDSERTLRSCASLGLQLGVVSNFDLRLESILHGYGLLPYFSFLVTSEGAGVAKPNPDIFRKALQKCGLPAASVAHVGDSYINDYLAARSLGIRGFLLDRGGGEGSAQVPSEDRLLSLDELPSRLKQNAD; this is encoded by the exons ATGACAATGTCCAGGGCAGTGCGTCTGGTGCTGTGGGACGTGAAGGACACTTTGCTGCGTGTGCGCAGGTCAGTGGGACAGCAGTACTGCGAGGAGGCTACGCGAGCCGGCCTAACCCTGTCTCCTGCCGAGGTGGACACCGCCTTCCGTCGAGCTTACAGGCAGCAATCTGCACTTTACCCCAACTACGGCATAGCCCAGGGGCTTGGAGGGCAAGCCTGGTGGGCTCGGGTGGTACGAGACACATTCTTACAGTGCGGCGTGCGGGACGAAGTCCTCCTGGACAGGTTAGCGCACAATCTGTACCACGGCTTCAGCAGACCGGAAAACTGGGAG GTGTTCAGTGACTCTGAACGGACCCTGAGGAGCTGCGCCTCTCTGGGCCTGCAGCTGGGAGTCGTATCCAACTTTGACCTCCGGCTGGAAAGCATTTTGCATGGATATGGGCTTCTGCCCTATTTCTCCTTTCTGGTGACCTCAGAAGGAGCCGGGGTGGCCAAGCCCAACCCAGATATCTTCCGGAAGGCTCTGCAGAAGTGCGGGTTGCCGGCTGCCAGCGTGGCGCATGTTGGGGACAGCTACATCAACGACTACCTGGCCGCACGCTCCCTCGGCATCCGGGGATTCCTCCTGGACAGAGGAGGAGGCGAGGGGTCAGCGCAGGTTCCCTCCGAGGATCGCCTTCTGTCCCTCGACGAGCTGCCTTCACGGTTAAAGCAGAATGCGGACTGA